GGAATACTGAGGACTGAAATGAGGTTTGCCAAAGGTCaagtttatattttatcctCTTCAATCCTAATTCTTACCTCTATTATCAATGAAGGTTATACACtgcgtgcacaattattaggcaagttgtatttttgaggattcattttgttattgtacaactacagtgctcttggtcaatccaaaatgttaacaaaccctcaaacctgaacatttaagtagtaaaagtgaagttttgGCTTTCTTAAGAGAATATCTATACATACACCATTATTAGGCAACTATTAGTGTGCAGAATTATTatgcaactaaatgaaaaacaaagattttcccatctcacttgtttattttcacctgttaaagtgagaataataaacaaactcaaaatttacaaataaacatttctgaaattaaaaaaaaaaaaaccctcagtgacCAATATAGCCACCCTTCTTTTCAATAACAGTCACAAGCCTTCCATTCACGGAGTCAGTCAGTTTCTTGATCTGGTCAGAATCAACTTTTTGTGCAGCCgcaaccacagcctcccagACACTGTTCAGAGAGGAGTACTGTTTACCTTCACTGTAAATTTCCTGCTTAAGAAGGGCCCAAAAGTTCTCAACAGGGTTTAAGTCAGGTGAAGAAGGGGgccatgtcattagtttttcatctttaaggccTTTACTGGCCAGCCACGCAGTGGAGTACTTTGATGCGTGTGATGGAGCGTTGTCttgcaaaaaaatcaaagtcttcTTGAAAGATGCAGACTTTTTCCTGTACCACTGCTTGAAGAAAGTGTCTTCTAGAAATTGGCAGTAGGTCTGAGAGTTGATTTTGAGTCCATTTTCAACCCGAAAAGGTCCAACTAGCTCATCTTTAATAATACCTGCCCATACCAgtaccccacctccaccttgctGGCGTCTGAGTcgaagtggagctctgtgtccgTTACTGATCCAACCACGGGCCCATCCATCTGGTCCGTCAAGAGtcactctcatctcatcagtccacaaaacctttgaaaaatctgtcttcagaTATTTCTTGGCCCATTTTTGACGTTTCAACTTATGTGTCTTGTTCAGAGGTGGTCTGGTTTCAGCCTTTCTTACCTTGGCCATGTCTCTGAGAACTGAACACCTCGTACTTCTTGACACTCCAGGTAGGTTGGAGTTGTGGAATATGGCAGCACTGGAGGATAATGGGTTCCTGGTAGCTTCACGTTTGATTCTTCTCAAATCTTTGGTGGTTAATTTGCGTCTTTTCTTCTCGACACGTTTCTTGCGACCTTGCTGACTATTTGCAACAAAACGTTTGATGGTTCTGTGATCACGCCCCAATATCTTAGATATTTCAAGAGTGCTGCATCCCTCTGAAagactttttacaatatttgacttttcagagtcagttaaatctcttttttggcccatttttCCTGAGGAGAAGAATCTGCCTAATAATTATGCACGCCTTGATATAGGGTGTTGATCTCCTTAGGCCACACCCTCCCtcgttacacaaatacacatcaccTGATATGCATTAAATCCAATAAGCATTCAAGTTTATACAGCTTGGAGTTGGAAAttatggataaaatgatgatatggtcaaaataatcacttgcctaataattgtgcacacagtgtacTTTCACGAACACTTACTTTCATGTTTCTCAGAATTTGTTAATTCATGACTCAGATATTTTTTCCCAATTTTTTTATCCACAGATTCCTCCTTCAAGTCTTTCTATCCCTCTCCAGACCCTCCGATAAAGACTGGTCTTGGCCAGCCGGTGTATGTGGAGGTGTTTCTTCTCAAACACGAGGCCAAGGatttggtgctgctgctgggggacTGCTGGGCGACACCGACTAATGACCCACATGACCCACAGAGATGGAACCTGCTTGTTAAAGGGTGAAATCACGTGAAATTAACACTTTGTATAGGAAAGATCTATTAGATGCACAGAGCTTTACCTGTATTTTGTATCTGATCCAGATGCCCTTTCAGTGGTGACAGCCACAGAACCGTTGTGCTGCCAGTTGTCTCCAGTAAAGAACTTAAGTATCCTTCTCTTCATAAATGGTTTGTGGTCAAGCTGTTCTCATTTGTGAAGCCCCAAACACTTGAAAACCTGGTATGTAAGAGAAgttatgaaaatatatattatatctgGCTCTTTTTCTTGTTAGAtgtcatgattttttttcaaatattctcCTACAGGTATATTTCCATTGTAATGCAGAGATCTGTAAAGGGCCAGATTGCTCACAGTCCTGCAACAATGGTAAATAGATCTGCAGCCTGTTTATCCTTTATGACTCTGATTTTGCTTATTGATGTATGCACTTGCTTGCATGTAACACTGCGTCTACCGTCTCTGTTTTCCATGTCTTTTAAGGTACGCGTAAATTAAGAAGAATTACACCAGGCCCCGGACAGAGGAGTCTTTACAGCATAGTCTCTGGTGGACCTCTTCTTTATCTACTGTAAATAACTAGAGACGGGACATGGAAATAGCTTACCctgattaataatgaaaataaatctacGCCTTACTATATTGGCCTTAAGTTAGAAGATTTTACATCATTCTCATGCTAGCAACTCAACAttggtttttcttttataaaattAAACTTGTTGTCAGAAGGTCCACTTTTCAATTCAAGGTACTTGTCTCAAAACTACTTATTGCCCTGCTCAAaccaagtttctgaattatgtgtctgtctatctatacCTATATAATTTATATTGATGGTTATAAATCTAAGAATAATCTCAGTTCTAGATCCCAGCTGGACAATAAATTATCAGGTTTGTGGAGAAAGGTGTTTGCATAGCTGCTCCAATACTATAAGTTAAAGCAGgtgtgctatttttttttttccaaccagtATGAACGTATTAACAGGCCTACATACAGAAAGATGGACCTTAAGGCAGCTGATTACTGAGTAAATCCTTAAATAATAAAGGCCTGGTTCTAAACGTTTTTGTGCAGAGAAACTTGTCAATACTGTGACTAAATTtgattgaattaattaaataaatacacttCCGGACATGTGAAGACATCCTCTGACtgatttttatgtttcttaTTGTATGATTATTTGATGGTGGCGCATTTATCTCTAAATAAAGcttcatttaaacaaaaaaaaaaagtacagccAGAGTTTAATTGTGACGGTGGAGCTTGGGTCACGTGCCCACAACTTGACCAATCATAGCGCAGAATGGTTTAGTTTGCGGAAGTCATTGAGCGAGCGTGACGTCTTTCAAACGACAAGAAGAAATGTGAAAGAAGTTGATATTTTATACAGTTTAATGCCGTCTGTTGTCACGACCACCGACTAAATCGTCTACTGCATGATTAGCGGCAGTATATAGTTCGTCTGTTCGCCTCCTCAAACTAATATCTGCTGCTAAAGTGAGCCAGAGCTGTCATTATGTCCAAATCAACGAGATGGGACTCGGAGAATATTGAGTCAAAACAGCTGCCTATCTATCGGCACAAAGCCAGGCTGGTTGAGACTGTTAAAGACAGCACTTTTCTGGTTGTCACCGGTGAGACGGGCAGCGGGAAAACCACACAGCTCCCACAGTACCTGCACCAAGCAGGTAAGCTGCCATTTATCTGTCTAACATCAGATACATGCGGTGATGTTAGTTTAACTAACACAGCAGCCCTGTATTTTGTGAATTTCCCAGTTAGCATACCAATTTGGCGATTTAATATTTATACGAACCACTTTCTCCTCGTCTTTTTGTGTAGGTTTTtgtaaaaatggcaaaattgGCATCACCCAGCCCCGCCGGGTGGCTGCCATCACAGTGGCCCAGAGGGTGGCCCAGGAGATGCAGTGCAGTCTGGGTAAAGAGGTTGGCTACCAAGTACGCTTCGATGACTGCACATCACAGGTGAGAGGCATAAGGGACTCGTCCCCTGCTCAGATCACCGTGTATATATTGCAGATGTTCAATAAGGTGAaggtgtgactgtgtttgagcCAGGACACGGTGGTGAAGTACATGACAGACGGCTGCTTGCTCAGAGAGATCCTGGCAGATCCTGGACTCTCTCAGTACAGTGTTGTAATCCTGGATGAAGTCCACGAACGCAGCCTCAACACAGTGAGTTAACATGTGACACTGACCCCGTAATGCGTAATTAAGCACAATACTGTCAGATACATGcgcatttttttctttgtcgcAGGATATTCTACTGGGTTTATTGAAGAAAATCTTCTCGGACCCTGCTGAGGCCACCAAGGGCCGATCTTTCCCTctgaaggtggtggtgatgtCCGCCACCTTGGAAACGGACAAACTTTCAGCCTTTCTCGGCGACTGTCCCGTCTTTGCTATTCCTGGGAGAACTTTTCCCGTCACCTGCACATTTGGTCATGCTGTAGGACCTAAAGACATAGAGAGCACCGCTTATGTAAAAGAGGTACTGAGTTTCAGCTTTGAGTCATTGTTACAGGAAAAAGCAGGTACTTTAAACTTAACTGTACAGTTAACTGTACAGTTATTGCTGGTGTTGTTGTAGCCTGATGCTTTTTGTTGGTATTCATTTAATCTTTTGCTCCTCAGGTTGTCAGACTGGCCCTTGATGTGCACACCAGTGAAATGGCTGGGGATATTCTTGTCTTTTTGACAGGTAGGTCATAATAATCAATCCTTGAGATCACGGTATATCTTAACCTTGACTAAACCTGCCACATTAATTCTCCTTGTTCGACAGGCCAGTCAGAGATTGAGCGTGCTTGTGACTTGTTGTTTGAAAAAGCTGAGTCTATAGACTACCGCTACGATGTCGAGGACCAAACAGTGGAGGGTCTTCTTATTTTGCCCCTTTACGGATCCATGCCCACTGGTAAACACATGCAACAGCTGTTACATCTTATTTGTTGTTAAGTAGATTACAGTTATAGCTTTTTGCAGATGAAGTTCATATTGTTTGtttgaaagaaaacactgctgagaaaaaaagtaaaaagtttaATCTTGTTCTAGATCAACAGAGGCAGATCTTTCAGCCTCCACCCTCAAGAATAAGGAAGTGTGTAGTGGCCACCAACATTGCAGCAACATCTCTCACCATCAACGGCATAAAGTGAGTGGGGCTTGTGTGTTAACATCATTCAAATACTTCACGGATGTCTCTGCAAAACATGTCATCGTCCAATCCTTTTAACCGTAAAGGTACATCATAGACAGCGGCTTTGTGAAGCAACTCAACCACAACTCAAGAGTGGGTCTGGATATCCTGGAGGTGGTGCCTATCTCAAAGTGAGTTTatcaataaataacatttcGAACCTGCAAATAGGTTTATTCAAGTCATTTTTCCTGTTTACACGCGCGCCATTAAGAAAGCTTGCCAACAGAGATTTGGGCTGaatttttggggggattttcGGCGATTAGGAGCGAGgctcagcagagagcaggcCGAGCTGGAAGAACCTCCGCTGGGAAGTGCTTTCGAATCTACACCAAGGAATTCTGGGAGAAGAGCATGCCTGAATATACAGTTCCAGAAATCCAAAGGACGAGTCTGACGGCAGTGATACTCACACTCAAGTGTCTGGGCGTTCATGATGTCATTAGGTACCCTGACACCCACCCATGCTGTGTCTGTTTACTTTCTTATAATTTATCACTTCTCTACACTCCCTTTGCCTTTTTAGTAATGAGTTAATTTCTTTTCAGGTTTCCTTATCTGGACTGTCCAGAGGAAAGGTTTATTCTCGAGGCGTTAAAACAGCTATACCAATTTGATGCCATCGACAGGTGAGCTGTTACACCTGCGCACCTGAATCAAACCTTTGATTGTCCAAACACAGTAGTGAATTTATGCTGTTTTATGTGTGGGCTGTAGGAGAGGCAGGGTGACCAAGCTGGGGGAGCTAATGGTGGAGTTCCCCCTGCACCCAGGCCTCACCAGGGCCGTGCTCAAGGCCGCCTCACTCGGCTGTCAGGACCTGCTGCTCCCTGTGGCCGCCATGCTGTCTGTAGAGAACATTTTCATCAGGCCAGGTCAGCAACAGCTTAGGCTAAGATTTTGGTTGTATGAAGGAAATGATCTAGTAGCAGAGAGATGCACGTGTCCCTTTTTAATATAGAGAGCCATGAAAGTTCTGTATTATTTAGCTTTGAAATGTTCTGTGAAGACTTGAGTTTTGAGTGGACACAGCTTTGACTGATGTCCTCTTGCCTTCAGGCCACCCTGAGAAGCAGAAAGAAGCAGATCAAAAGCACAGAGCTGTAGCTACCAGGAGTGGCAGCATCAACGACTTTGCCACACtcctcagtgtgtttcagtcGTGTAAATCCAGGTAAAGAACTTCAAGGCTGCTAGATGAAGAAATGTCAGTGTTAGTCTGTCGCTTGCCATGCATTCAGGGCTTTATactgcatgatgatgatgatggtgtcaTCAGAGCCCGTCTCTTGCATTCTGCAGCGACAGGCCCTCAGCATGGTGTAAAGATAATTGGATCCACTGGAGGGCGCTCAAGTCGGCCTTTAGTGTTGAGACTCAGCTGCGAGAGATCCTCATCCGCCTCCAGCAGGTACAGCAGTTCACAGAAGTCATTTCCACATGAGCGACTGAACTAAAGCTTTGCAGATCATTGTGGTCAGATTGTTTAACTCTGTCATTTATTAATTACTTT
The Pempheris klunzingeri isolate RE-2024b chromosome 4, fPemKlu1.hap1, whole genome shotgun sequence genome window above contains:
- the dhx40 gene encoding probable ATP-dependent RNA helicase DHX40, whose translation is MSKSTRWDSENIESKQLPIYRHKARLVETVKDSTFLVVTGETGSGKTTQLPQYLHQAGFCKNGKIGITQPRRVAAITVAQRVAQEMQCSLGKEVGYQVRFDDCTSQDTVVKYMTDGCLLREILADPGLSQYSVVILDEVHERSLNTDILLGLLKKIFSDPAEATKGRSFPLKVVVMSATLETDKLSAFLGDCPVFAIPGRTFPVTCTFGHAVGPKDIESTAYVKEVVRLALDVHTSEMAGDILVFLTGQSEIERACDLLFEKAESIDYRYDVEDQTVEGLLILPLYGSMPTDQQRQIFQPPPSRIRKCVVATNIAATSLTINGIKYIIDSGFVKQLNHNSRVGLDILEVVPISKSEAQQRAGRAGRTSAGKCFRIYTKEFWEKSMPEYTVPEIQRTSLTAVILTLKCLGVHDVIRFPYLDCPEERFILEALKQLYQFDAIDRRGRVTKLGELMVEFPLHPGLTRAVLKAASLGCQDLLLPVAAMLSVENIFIRPGHPEKQKEADQKHRAVATRSGSINDFATLLSVFQSCKSSDRPSAWCKDNWIHWRALKSAFSVETQLREILIRLQQKRDFPVETFDGNKSELFRRCLCTGYFTNVARRSVGKVFCTMDGHGSMVHIHPSSSLFDQEAELNWVIFHDVLVTSRVYIRTVCPIRYDWVKDLLPKLHEVDVYELSNVTRQEVTDDEMTKWETREAAKRQPEGSTEDVMKKLEKRNNETSISDARARYLQRKQQRQQSKAL